A portion of the Collinsella aerofaciens genome contains these proteins:
- the rpsR gene encoding 30S ribosomal protein S18, translating into MANDFSARQPRRKYCQFCKENTEFIDYKDTQLLRKYMTDRGKIKPRRVTGACTQHQHDIANAIKRAREMALLPYTVPVVSSRGNRDRG; encoded by the coding sequence ATGGCTAATGATTTTTCTGCACGTCAGCCGCGTCGTAAGTACTGCCAGTTCTGCAAGGAGAACACTGAGTTCATCGACTATAAGGACACTCAGCTTCTCCGTAAGTACATGACCGACCGTGGCAAGATCAAGCCCCGTCGCGTCACTGGCGCTTGCACGCAGCATCAGCATGACATCGCCAACGCCATCAAGCGCGCCCGCGAGATGGCTCTCCTGCCGTACACCGTCCCCGTGGTTTCCTCTCGTGGCAACCGCGACCGCGGCTAA
- the typA gene encoding translational GTPase TypA: MRVDNLRNIAIIAHVDHGKTTMVDKLLRATDAFRANQQVEDRVLDSNDQERERGITILAKNISIEYKDVKINVIDTPGHADFGGEVERVLRMADGALLLVDAFEGPMPQTRFVLRHAIDTGLKIMIVINKIDRPGANPEKAYNDCLDLMADLGATDDQLEFAMEHVVYASAMNGFARLDPNDGNMDMYPLLDMIIDDMPAPEVDENAPLAMQCVTIDHSNFVGRIGIGRVYSGTIHQGDQILVVKNDGSSATATVKQLFTFDYLGRTECQEVGAGDIAAVVGIDRTDIGDVYTDPENPVELEPIEIDPPTLSIVFEASTSPLVGRDGDIVGARQLKERLFNEAENNVTMKIEELEDKSGVEVSGRGILHLSVLMESMRREGFEFQVGRPRVLFKKDENGNKMEPVEQAVVECPDEYSGKVVEVFGTSGGIMTSMDTSGIVTHLEFKIPTRGIMGLKNRIMNVTHGEGVFYHTFLEYGPYAGEIGNRQNGAMISMTTEKAVAYALGTLQERGQLFVEPGTECYEGMIVGERSKAGDMVVNIARTKNLGNQRSSTSDISVQLVPPRTFSLEEALEYIADDELVEITPKNIRLRKRLLNATDRKKAAVRAGQVNK, from the coding sequence ATGCGCGTAGACAATCTGAGGAACATCGCCATCATCGCCCACGTCGACCACGGCAAGACGACGATGGTCGACAAGCTCCTGCGTGCCACGGACGCCTTCCGTGCCAACCAGCAGGTCGAGGACCGCGTCCTGGACTCTAACGACCAGGAGCGCGAGCGCGGCATTACGATTCTCGCCAAGAACATCTCTATCGAGTACAAGGACGTCAAGATCAACGTCATCGACACCCCGGGCCACGCCGACTTTGGCGGCGAGGTCGAGCGCGTGCTGCGTATGGCCGACGGCGCCCTGCTGCTGGTTGACGCTTTTGAGGGCCCCATGCCCCAGACCCGCTTCGTGCTGCGTCACGCTATCGACACCGGCCTCAAGATCATGATCGTCATCAACAAGATCGATCGTCCGGGCGCCAACCCCGAGAAGGCCTACAACGACTGCCTGGACCTTATGGCCGACCTGGGTGCCACCGACGACCAGCTCGAGTTCGCCATGGAGCACGTGGTCTACGCCAGCGCCATGAATGGCTTTGCCCGTCTTGACCCCAACGACGGCAACATGGACATGTATCCGCTGCTCGATATGATCATCGACGACATGCCCGCTCCCGAGGTTGACGAGAACGCTCCGCTGGCCATGCAGTGCGTGACCATTGACCACTCCAACTTCGTTGGCCGCATCGGCATCGGTCGCGTGTACTCCGGCACCATCCACCAGGGCGACCAGATTCTGGTCGTCAAGAACGACGGCTCCAGCGCCACCGCTACCGTCAAGCAGCTCTTTACCTTCGACTACCTGGGCCGCACCGAATGCCAGGAAGTCGGCGCCGGCGACATCGCCGCCGTCGTGGGCATCGACCGCACCGATATCGGCGATGTCTACACCGATCCCGAGAACCCCGTTGAGCTCGAGCCCATCGAGATCGACCCGCCGACTCTGTCCATCGTCTTTGAGGCTTCGACCTCTCCGCTCGTCGGTCGCGACGGCGACATCGTGGGCGCCCGTCAGCTCAAGGAGCGCCTGTTCAACGAAGCCGAGAACAACGTGACCATGAAGATCGAGGAGCTCGAGGACAAGAGCGGCGTCGAGGTCTCGGGTCGCGGCATCCTGCACCTGTCCGTTCTGATGGAGTCCATGCGTCGCGAGGGCTTTGAGTTCCAGGTCGGTCGTCCCCGCGTTCTGTTTAAGAAGGACGAGAACGGCAACAAGATGGAGCCTGTCGAGCAGGCCGTCGTCGAGTGCCCGGACGAGTACTCGGGCAAGGTCGTCGAGGTCTTCGGTACCTCCGGCGGCATCATGACGAGCATGGATACCTCGGGCATCGTGACGCACCTCGAGTTTAAGATCCCGACCCGCGGCATCATGGGTCTTAAGAACCGCATCATGAATGTCACCCACGGCGAGGGCGTGTTCTACCACACCTTCCTGGAGTATGGTCCCTACGCCGGCGAGATCGGCAACCGTCAGAACGGCGCCATGATCTCCATGACCACCGAGAAGGCCGTTGCCTACGCTCTGGGTACGCTGCAGGAGCGCGGCCAGCTGTTTGTTGAGCCGGGCACCGAGTGCTACGAGGGCATGATCGTGGGCGAGCGTAGCAAGGCTGGCGACATGGTCGTCAACATCGCTCGCACCAAGAACCTGGGCAACCAGCGTTCCTCGACCTCCGATATCTCCGTCCAGCTGGTGCCGCCTCGCACCTTCTCGCTGGAGGAGGCGCTGGAGTACATCGCCGACGACGAGCTGGTCGAGATCACCCCCAAGAACATTCGCCTGCGCAAGCGTCTGCTCAACGCCACCGACCGCAAGAAGGCTGCCGTCCGCGCCGGCCAGGTCAACAAATAA
- a CDS encoding single-stranded DNA-binding protein, with the protein MSINRVNITGNLTRDPELRATAGGTQVLSFGVAVNDRRRNAQTGEWEDYPNFVDCTMFGTRAEAVSRFLAKGNKVAIEGKLRYSSWERDGQRRSKLEVIVDEIEFMSSRGGQGGYDQGGYAPAAPAPAARPAAPVATPPAVDVYDEDIPF; encoded by the coding sequence ATGAGCATCAATCGAGTGAACATCACCGGTAACCTCACCCGCGATCCCGAGCTGCGCGCCACCGCCGGCGGAACCCAGGTTCTGTCCTTTGGCGTCGCCGTGAACGATCGTCGCCGCAACGCGCAGACTGGCGAGTGGGAGGACTATCCCAACTTTGTCGACTGCACCATGTTCGGCACCCGCGCCGAGGCCGTGAGCCGTTTCCTGGCAAAGGGAAACAAGGTCGCGATCGAGGGCAAGCTGCGCTACAGCTCTTGGGAGCGCGACGGCCAGCGCAGGAGCAAGCTCGAGGTCATCGTCGATGAGATCGAGTTTATGAGCTCCCGTGGTGGCCAGGGTGGCTACGATCAGGGCGGTTACGCCCCCGCAGCTCCCGCGCCCGCAGCACGTCCTGCCGCACCGGTGGCTACGCCGCCCGCGGTCGACGTCTACGATGAGGACATCCCGTTCTAA
- the rpsF gene encoding 30S ribosomal protein S6: MKAYELLFFVDPSLDPETRLAVMKRIDTTIAEGAGKVDSVDEWGKRKLAYEINDLTDGDYTLINFHADPTQIAELDRVLRITDAVVRHMIVRRDDQE; encoded by the coding sequence ATGAAGGCTTATGAACTGCTGTTCTTTGTTGACCCGTCGCTCGACCCCGAGACTCGTCTCGCTGTTATGAAGCGTATCGATACCACGATCGCCGAGGGCGCTGGCAAGGTCGACTCCGTTGACGAGTGGGGCAAGCGCAAGCTCGCCTACGAGATCAACGACCTCACCGATGGTGACTACACCCTCATCAACTTCCACGCAGATCCTACCCAGATCGCCGAGCTTGATCGCGTCCTGCGCATCACCGACGCTGTGGTCCGCCACATGATCGTCCGTCGCGACGACCAGGAGTAA
- a CDS encoding trimeric intracellular cation channel family protein, with product MPVVAAMTVTSHATDAMVAIPFWLEMFAVVAASISGVLVAREHKLDLVGAVALAVVCGLGGGLLRDMTLQVGNVYILNQPMALPLSIATAAIIYIFPAIVDKPEKLIPLLDIISVGIYAATGADKALVYGFAPAVCIMMGFFTAVGGGMLRDGFMGVVPGIFQRTNFYAIAAIAGSTSYVCLVMSGIMSNVAALVVCVVVTMGLRWLSLRFDIKSPTEEDIARFLHRKK from the coding sequence TTGCCCGTCGTCGCCGCTATGACCGTTACCTCACACGCCACGGATGCCATGGTCGCCATCCCGTTTTGGCTCGAAATGTTCGCCGTCGTCGCGGCTTCAATCTCGGGCGTGTTGGTCGCGCGCGAGCACAAACTCGACCTGGTGGGTGCAGTTGCGCTCGCCGTGGTCTGTGGCTTGGGCGGCGGTCTTTTACGCGACATGACGCTGCAGGTGGGCAACGTCTACATCCTCAACCAGCCAATGGCGCTGCCGCTTTCCATTGCCACGGCAGCCATCATCTATATTTTCCCGGCAATCGTCGACAAACCCGAAAAACTCATTCCCCTGCTCGACATCATCTCGGTCGGTATCTACGCCGCCACTGGAGCAGACAAGGCGCTGGTCTACGGCTTTGCGCCGGCGGTGTGCATCATGATGGGCTTTTTCACCGCGGTGGGCGGCGGCATGCTGCGCGACGGCTTTATGGGCGTGGTTCCGGGCATTTTCCAACGTACTAACTTTTATGCCATCGCCGCCATCGCCGGATCGACAAGCTATGTGTGTCTCGTTATGAGCGGCATCATGAGCAATGTCGCCGCGCTGGTCGTATGCGTCGTCGTGACCATGGGTCTGCGCTGGCTCTCGCTGCGCTTTGACATCAAAAGCCCCACCGAGGAAGACATCGCGCGCTTCTTGCACCGCAAAAAGTAA
- a CDS encoding polymer-forming cytoskeletal protein, with the protein MPCNQFPSTQRRKAWVRITILFALVALAVTALPTASFAGTDTAGNVLATDNDANSSGVEGDLYWAGQALNLDDAPIGRDIIAAGESLSIRDCTVGGAVRLAARTIDIAKTTVDGSVTVAGQHVVLNSDSTANCFYAIGETVALRGSTKSAALAGDTVTIDGTVEGDVEVWADKLILGKNAHITGTVNAHVSEDPERAAGAEVGALKIDRTENEDTSTVNDVIGGIVAAALSTCFVALLLELVFPRATASAAGMLHQRPMPLWVSGLLGTVAIVPAVLLLIISIAGLSLAGALMCGVIGIALVSSAFAGCAIARMVGHSQNRYAMAAVGGVIAGALTGLPLVGSFISGVAFVFMLGYVIQIIWRNAHLKPQQPANTPELPTA; encoded by the coding sequence ATGCCCTGTAATCAATTCCCGTCGACCCAGCGCCGTAAAGCGTGGGTCCGCATCACGATCCTATTCGCGCTCGTCGCCCTAGCGGTCACCGCACTTCCCACGGCGTCGTTTGCCGGCACAGACACCGCAGGCAACGTACTTGCGACCGACAATGACGCCAATTCGTCCGGCGTCGAAGGTGACCTGTACTGGGCAGGTCAGGCCCTCAACTTGGACGATGCGCCCATCGGCCGCGACATAATTGCAGCAGGCGAGAGCCTCTCCATCCGCGACTGCACGGTGGGCGGCGCCGTCCGCTTGGCGGCGCGCACCATCGACATTGCCAAGACTACGGTTGATGGCAGCGTGACCGTTGCCGGCCAGCATGTCGTGCTCAATTCCGACAGCACCGCCAACTGTTTCTATGCGATAGGCGAGACGGTTGCCCTGCGCGGCTCTACCAAGTCGGCAGCGCTTGCGGGCGATACGGTGACTATCGATGGCACCGTCGAGGGCGATGTCGAGGTTTGGGCCGATAAGCTCATCCTGGGCAAGAACGCCCACATCACCGGCACCGTGAACGCCCATGTTTCCGAGGACCCCGAGCGCGCCGCGGGAGCCGAGGTCGGCGCGCTCAAGATCGACCGCACCGAGAACGAGGATACTTCCACCGTTAACGATGTCATCGGCGGTATCGTCGCCGCGGCACTCTCGACCTGCTTTGTCGCTCTACTGCTCGAGCTCGTCTTTCCGCGCGCGACTGCCAGCGCCGCCGGTATGCTCCACCAGCGCCCCATGCCCCTGTGGGTGAGCGGTCTTCTGGGCACGGTCGCTATCGTCCCCGCCGTCCTACTGCTAATTATCTCTATCGCTGGTCTGTCGCTTGCCGGAGCCCTCATGTGCGGTGTTATTGGCATCGCGCTGGTATCGAGTGCCTTTGCAGGGTGCGCAATCGCGCGCATGGTCGGACACAGCCAGAACCGCTACGCCATGGCAGCCGTTGGTGGCGTAATCGCAGGCGCCCTCACGGGGCTTCCCCTCGTAGGCAGCTTCATCAGCGGCGTGGCCTTTGTCTTTATGCTCGGCTACGTTATCCAGATCATCTGGCGCAACGCCCACCTCAAGCCGCAGCAGCCGGCTAACACGCCAGAACTCCCCACCGCTTAG